Proteins encoded by one window of Mycolicibacterium sp. ND9-15:
- a CDS encoding IS3 family transposase (programmed frameshift), protein MTSKKRRRHTPDQIIRKLAEGNKLLASGQELDAVCRHLEVAESTWHRWVAQYGGMKASDAKRLKELEAENARLKKLVANQALDIDMLKEIFGGKLLTPNRKRSAVTVLRDRFGVSERRACTVVGIHRSTMRLAPPPLTTEEAELRAWLRRFSTDRPRWGWRRAATMARRAGWKVNNKRIRRLWREEGLRVPQRRKKKRLTGIGVAVGAMSPIRPNVIWAMDFQFDTTADGRTLKMLNVIDEFTREALAITVDRAIDADGVVAVLDHLALQRGTPAYVRFDNGPEFVAHAVNDWCRFNSAASLFIDRGSPWQNAWIESFNGRLRDELLNSWRFDSLLEARVIIEDWRCDYNANRPHTAHGELTPTEFALQWTTTHQPRVA, encoded by the exons ATGACATCGAAGAAGCGTCGGCGGCATACGCCGGACCAGATCATCCGCAAGCTCGCCGAGGGCAACAAACTCCTTGCGTCGGGCCAGGAACTTGACGCGGTGTGCCGGCACCTGGAGGTCGCTGAGTCGACGTGGCATCGCTGGGTTGCCCAGTACGGCGGCATGAAGGCCAGCGACGCGAAGCGACTCAAGGAGCTCGAGGCGGAGAACGCCCGGTTGAAGAAGTTGGTCGCCAACCAGGCTCTCGACATCGACATGCTCAAGGAGATCT TCGGCGGGAAACTTCTAACCCCGAACCGCAAGCGCAGCGCCGTCACGGTGCTGCGCGACCGGTTCGGGGTATCCGAACGCCGAGCCTGCACCGTGGTGGGCATTCACCGGTCCACGATGCGCCTGGCCCCGCCACCGCTGACCACTGAGGAAGCCGAGTTGCGCGCCTGGCTGCGCCGGTTCTCCACCGACCGGCCTCGCTGGGGGTGGCGGCGGGCAGCCACGATGGCCCGCCGGGCGGGCTGGAAGGTCAACAACAAGCGCATCCGCCGACTGTGGCGTGAGGAGGGCCTGCGGGTCCCACAACGCCGCAAGAAGAAACGGTTAACCGGCATCGGTGTCGCCGTCGGGGCGATGTCACCGATCCGTCCGAACGTGATCTGGGCGATGGACTTCCAATTCGACACCACCGCCGATGGCCGCACCTTGAAGATGCTGAACGTGATCGACGAGTTCACCCGCGAAGCCCTCGCCATCACCGTTGATCGCGCCATCGACGCCGACGGCGTCGTCGCCGTCTTGGACCACCTCGCCCTGCAGCGAGGCACCCCGGCCTACGTGCGCTTCGACAACGGTCCCGAGTTCGTAGCCCACGCCGTCAACGACTGGTGCCGATTCAACAGCGCCGCTTCGCTATTCATCGATCGCGGCTCGCCGTGGCAGAACGCCTGGATCGAGTCGTTCAACGGCCGACTACGCGACGAGCTACTCAACTCGTGGCGCTTCGACTCGCTACTGGAAGCCCGCGTGATCATCGAAGACTGGCGCTGCGACTACAACGCCAACAGGCCCCACACCGCCCACGGTGAACTCACCCCAACCGAATTCGCCCTACAGTGGACCACGACCCACCAACCCCGAGTCGCATAG
- a CDS encoding IS256 family transposase, whose translation MLTVVHDAQQANGQQTADRSLLDEIVRDGARQMLAAALQAEVAAYVAQFADQLDENGHRLVVRNGYHQPREVLTAAGAVEVKAPRVNDRRVDPDTGDRLRFSSAILPAWARKSPQVSEVLPLLYLHGLSTSDFGPALEQFLGSGAGLSATTITRLTAQWQDEAAAFRRRDLSSTDYVYLWVDGIHLKVRLDQEKLCLLVMLGVRADGRKELVAITDGYRESTESWADLLRDCKRRGMTAPVLAVGDGALGFWKAVREVFPATREQRCWFHKQANVLAALPKSAHPAALAAIKDIYNAEDIDKAQIAVKAFEADFGAKYPKAVAKITDDLDTLLEFYKYPAEHWIHLRTTNPIESTFATVRLRTKVTKGPGSRAAGLAMAYKLIDAAQARWRSVNAPHLVALVRAGATFHKGKLLERPTAITPPTPPSDGDAQQAGTEVA comes from the coding sequence ATGCTCACGGTAGTTCACGATGCCCAGCAGGCCAACGGCCAGCAGACCGCTGATCGGTCGTTGCTCGACGAGATCGTCCGCGACGGCGCCCGGCAGATGCTGGCCGCCGCGCTGCAGGCCGAGGTCGCCGCCTACGTGGCCCAGTTCGCTGACCAGCTCGACGAGAACGGCCACCGACTGGTGGTGCGCAACGGCTATCACCAGCCGCGTGAGGTGCTCACAGCTGCCGGTGCCGTTGAGGTGAAGGCGCCGCGGGTCAACGACCGCCGTGTCGACCCCGACACGGGCGACCGCCTGCGGTTCTCATCGGCGATCCTGCCGGCGTGGGCACGCAAGTCCCCGCAGGTCAGCGAGGTGCTGCCGCTGCTGTACCTGCACGGGCTGTCGACCAGTGATTTCGGCCCGGCCCTTGAGCAGTTCCTCGGCTCCGGTGCGGGGTTGTCGGCCACCACGATCACCCGCCTGACGGCGCAGTGGCAAGACGAAGCCGCCGCCTTCAGACGCCGGGATCTGTCCAGCACCGACTACGTCTACCTGTGGGTCGACGGTATCCACCTCAAGGTGCGCCTGGACCAGGAGAAGCTGTGCTTGCTGGTGATGCTCGGGGTGCGCGCTGACGGCCGTAAGGAACTCGTGGCAATCACCGACGGCTATCGTGAATCGACGGAGTCCTGGGCTGATCTGCTGCGCGACTGCAAACGCCGCGGGATGACCGCCCCGGTGCTGGCTGTCGGTGACGGCGCACTGGGGTTCTGGAAGGCGGTACGCGAGGTGTTCCCGGCCACACGGGAGCAGCGGTGCTGGTTTCACAAGCAGGCCAATGTCCTTGCCGCCCTGCCGAAATCAGCGCATCCCGCGGCGCTGGCGGCGATCAAGGACATCTACAACGCCGAGGACATCGACAAGGCCCAGATCGCGGTCAAGGCGTTCGAGGCCGACTTCGGTGCCAAGTACCCCAAAGCGGTCGCCAAGATCACCGACGACCTCGACACCCTGCTGGAGTTCTACAAGTATCCGGCCGAGCATTGGATCCACTTGAGGACGACGAATCCGATCGAAAGCACCTTTGCCACAGTACGTTTGAGAACGAAAGTCACCAAGGGGCCGGGATCACGCGCGGCAGGTCTTGCCATGGCCTACAAGCTGATCGACGCCGCCCAAGCCCGCTGGCGGTCCGTCAACGCCCCGCACCTGGTCGCCCTGGTCCGCGCTGGGGCGACCTTCCACAAAGGCAAACTCCTCGAGCGGCCCACTGCCATCACCCCACCGACACCGCCATCAGACGGCGACGCCCAGCAAGCCGGAACGGAGGTCGCCTGA
- a CDS encoding tyrosine-type recombinase/integrase produces the protein MAYPVAVSPAGGQRTWTVLDEDFATVDPVEEWIEAHRPLWSPNTVRGYATSLAQWWTFLEQRGQTDSWSDVGVPAFTAFLSWQRNGRTVEHRLAESDQAPSAATLEVRFAALISFYRWHDAMSGVVVAGRLLRGTPRRRPARGLLAHLDARSVPAASSLVRPRRDRRRDRTPLLLPEQIQAILDGCAVFDAESGSWRGNLRDRFVFALLAETGMRLGEALGLRIGEFVLGRGETAFVRIVPRADNPNGARVKMMRPRRIYVGADLERLFADYLTDIACRAADSGIAVTDTSPLLVNVSRPPLLAALRETTVREKAATLRRRCIGPPGWTPHWFRHTHATALLLAGTPEWVVSRRLGHAHVQTTLDLYGWVRDDEALRAAANWASYASSWQMAQ, from the coding sequence ATGGCGTATCCGGTGGCAGTGTCTCCTGCGGGAGGGCAGCGGACCTGGACTGTGCTCGACGAGGACTTCGCAACGGTCGATCCCGTCGAGGAGTGGATAGAAGCCCACCGGCCGCTGTGGTCACCGAACACGGTGCGCGGGTATGCGACCTCGTTGGCGCAGTGGTGGACCTTCCTGGAGCAGCGCGGGCAGACTGACTCCTGGTCTGATGTCGGTGTCCCGGCTTTCACGGCGTTTCTGTCGTGGCAACGCAACGGCCGCACGGTTGAGCACCGGCTGGCTGAGTCGGACCAAGCACCGAGTGCGGCAACTCTGGAAGTCCGCTTTGCGGCGTTGATTTCGTTCTACCGCTGGCATGACGCGATGTCCGGTGTGGTGGTGGCGGGACGACTGCTTCGAGGAACACCGCGGCGTCGGCCGGCCCGGGGCTTGTTGGCGCATCTGGATGCGCGGTCGGTCCCGGCGGCGTCATCGCTGGTGCGGCCGCGCCGCGACCGTCGCCGCGACAGAACACCGTTGCTGCTGCCCGAGCAGATCCAGGCGATCCTGGATGGCTGCGCGGTCTTCGATGCCGAGTCCGGGTCGTGGCGAGGAAATCTGCGGGACCGGTTCGTGTTCGCCCTGCTGGCCGAAACCGGCATGCGTCTCGGGGAGGCGCTGGGCCTGCGGATCGGCGAGTTCGTGCTCGGCCGCGGCGAGACGGCGTTCGTGCGGATCGTGCCGCGGGCCGATAACCCGAACGGGGCGCGGGTGAAGATGATGCGACCGCGACGAATCTATGTCGGTGCTGACCTCGAGCGGCTGTTCGCCGACTATCTCACCGATATCGCCTGCCGGGCAGCCGACTCGGGCATCGCTGTGACAGATACGTCGCCGCTGCTGGTGAACGTGTCCCGACCACCGTTGTTGGCCGCGCTGCGGGAGACGACGGTCCGGGAGAAAGCAGCCACGCTGCGACGGCGCTGTATCGGGCCGCCGGGGTGGACGCCGCATTGGTTCCGTCACACCCATGCCACCGCCTTGTTGCTGGCCGGGACACCGGAATGGGTGGTTTCCCGGCGTCTTGGTCACGCTCATGTGCAGACCACGCTGGATCTCTACGGCTGGGTCCGCGACGACGAAGCCCTGCGAGCAGCCGCCAACTGGGCGTCCTACGCCAGCAGCTGGCAGATGGCCCAATGA
- a CDS encoding tyrosine-type recombinase/integrase has translation MIDEHGHLRLHSTEHLDPIWRLWDELPAPWRGPVLGPGIPNWASITENDWPHLDLSGLPDPFAVELAWMAHWQASDGTRVSVLAMAQLANMIRRAVTAGRDIPSSIRAMDYDAAATLQSWFYLSRGKRLPSPRGRGRVHALFGFARHALIAASHDGPWWQLDVWHPRCDPRIPLTDREPVANYGCSPGDIQLPWVRAAVKWHLGTMLESGALRWTSVSQERMRSFRRFDNWLTASFDNPTEILGDPTSAVEQAAAFARWTAVAANRVTRQSDTRHLGRTVPIRGINDDLRAVAGLLDFIAANPAEARRILGVEPWHRVTTAHAASWFGRVTRIPHHRGFNDANYIDDHALAQITAALPLIGLPRTEQMTITRGDRTTITANGLDDPQAMRMILLQILTGRRASEIRTCDFDCLSAAPTTTAAGEDQTLTRFRYAQSKIDVAPDTILVDYEVTEVIAEQHRWLHTQYPNSTRRYLFARRLGNRRGDKPYPSGTYNWVLRTLSDLVQITDAKGQVVRLSHTHRFRHTRLTRLAELGLPIHVLQRYAGHATPTMTMHYIAARDEHAEQAFLATAKLRSDGTRIQLSSDDHDSLHLFRRADRFLPNGWCMLPPLQSCDKGNACLTCSVFVTDHTHRDVLKRQLRETTNLIDWTTTEFEQRHGHPMPDDNVWLIRRRAEHSALTKLLAALDDVPDSAAHGATPLCHRASTGPIPLTLDLTAHRRSTP, from the coding sequence ATGATCGACGAGCATGGCCACCTGCGGCTGCACAGTACCGAACACCTCGATCCGATCTGGCGCCTCTGGGACGAGCTGCCGGCACCGTGGCGCGGCCCCGTCCTCGGGCCCGGCATCCCCAACTGGGCCTCGATCACCGAGAACGATTGGCCGCATCTGGATCTGAGCGGGCTGCCCGACCCGTTCGCGGTGGAACTGGCGTGGATGGCGCACTGGCAGGCCAGCGACGGCACCCGCGTCTCGGTGTTGGCAATGGCCCAGCTGGCCAACATGATTCGACGGGCCGTCACCGCGGGCCGCGATATTCCGTCATCGATCCGGGCGATGGATTATGACGCCGCCGCGACGTTGCAGAGCTGGTTCTATCTCAGCCGGGGCAAGCGACTGCCCTCACCCCGAGGCCGGGGCCGGGTGCACGCACTGTTCGGCTTCGCTCGCCACGCCCTGATCGCCGCCAGCCACGACGGCCCGTGGTGGCAGCTGGACGTCTGGCACCCGCGCTGCGATCCGCGGATCCCACTGACCGATCGTGAACCAGTCGCCAACTACGGCTGCTCACCCGGAGATATCCAACTGCCGTGGGTGCGGGCCGCGGTGAAGTGGCACCTGGGCACGATGCTCGAATCCGGGGCGCTGCGCTGGACCAGCGTCAGCCAGGAACGCATGCGCAGCTTCCGCCGGTTCGATAACTGGCTGACCGCCAGCTTCGATAACCCCACCGAGATCCTGGGCGACCCGACGAGCGCGGTCGAACAGGCAGCGGCATTCGCACGGTGGACCGCGGTGGCCGCCAACCGCGTTACCCGCCAATCCGACACCCGCCACCTCGGACGGACCGTGCCGATCCGAGGAATCAACGATGACCTGCGAGCGGTGGCCGGCCTCCTGGACTTCATTGCCGCCAACCCCGCCGAGGCTCGCCGCATTCTCGGCGTCGAGCCTTGGCACAGGGTCACCACCGCTCACGCGGCCAGCTGGTTCGGCCGGGTCACCCGGATACCGCATCACCGCGGTTTCAACGACGCGAACTACATCGACGACCACGCACTCGCGCAGATCACGGCCGCGCTGCCGCTGATCGGATTGCCTCGCACCGAGCAGATGACCATCACCCGCGGCGACAGAACCACCATCACCGCCAACGGACTCGACGACCCGCAAGCAATGCGGATGATCCTGCTGCAGATCCTCACCGGACGACGAGCCAGCGAAATCCGCACCTGTGACTTCGACTGCCTTTCGGCTGCACCCACCACCACAGCCGCGGGCGAGGACCAAACACTGACCCGGTTCCGCTACGCACAAAGCAAGATCGACGTCGCACCCGACACCATCCTCGTTGACTACGAGGTCACCGAAGTCATTGCCGAACAACACCGTTGGCTGCACACCCAGTACCCCAACAGCACCAGGCGGTATCTGTTCGCCCGGCGTCTGGGCAACCGCCGCGGCGACAAACCCTATCCATCGGGCACCTACAACTGGGTGCTGCGCACCCTCAGCGACCTTGTTCAGATCACCGACGCCAAGGGCCAGGTCGTTCGATTGAGCCACACCCACCGATTCCGCCACACCCGACTGACCCGGCTGGCCGAACTCGGGTTACCGATCCACGTCCTGCAGCGCTACGCCGGGCACGCCACCCCCACCATGACAATGCACTACATCGCCGCCCGCGACGAACACGCCGAGCAGGCGTTCCTGGCCACCGCCAAGCTGCGATCCGACGGCACCCGCATCCAACTCAGCAGCGACGACCACGACAGTCTGCACCTGTTCCGCCGCGCAGACCGGTTCCTGCCCAACGGGTGGTGCATGCTGCCACCGCTGCAATCCTGCGACAAAGGCAACGCCTGCCTGACCTGCTCGGTATTCGTCACCGACCACACCCACCGAGACGTCCTGAAGCGCCAACTCCGCGAAACTACCAACCTGATCGACTGGACCACAACAGAATTCGAGCAACGACACGGCCACCCCATGCCCGACGACAATGTCTGGCTGATCCGCCGCCGCGCCGAACACTCCGCGCTCACCAAGCTCCTGGCCGCCCTGGACGACGTGCCCGACTCCGCAGCCCACGGCGCGACACCCCTGTGTCATCGAGCCAGCACCGGACCCATCCCGCTGACGCTCGACCTGACCGCCCACCGCAGGAGCACCCCATGA
- a CDS encoding DUF6262 family protein: MTDSRQRRITALTEAAKVKSQNKTRDAEQAIRRLIKRGDPITFQAVQREAGVSHAFLYNHPELRTRIEHLRGTRRKASADQPVDTDSTLVITLTRQIAELKKQHRQQLQALRDALERAHGENLDLRRELARRGIHPSTNVASIATTT, translated from the coding sequence ATGACCGACTCCCGACAACGCCGTATCACCGCCCTCACCGAAGCAGCGAAAGTCAAGTCGCAGAACAAAACCCGAGACGCCGAACAGGCCATCCGCCGACTCATCAAACGCGGCGACCCGATCACATTCCAAGCCGTGCAACGCGAAGCAGGCGTCTCCCACGCCTTCCTCTACAACCACCCCGAACTGCGCACGCGCATCGAGCACCTACGCGGCACCCGCCGCAAAGCATCTGCCGACCAGCCCGTCGACACCGACAGCACCCTCGTCATCACCCTGACCCGCCAGATCGCCGAACTCAAGAAACAGCACCGCCAGCAACTGCAAGCCCTCCGCGACGCCCTTGAACGAGCACACGGCGAGAACCTCGACCTACGACGCGAACTGGCCCGCCGTGGCATCCACCCCTCAACAAACGTCGCATCGATCGCAACAACGACCTGA
- a CDS encoding Mu transposase domain-containing protein — protein sequence MLTWEDDLEVHALAKRGWTISAIARHTGFDRKTVRKYLAGDGQPGVRARPGPDPFDPFADYVTARLTEDPHLWARTLYDELEDLGFGLSYQSLTRNIRARNLRPVCAACRTATQRPNAVIPHPPGEETQWDWLELPDPPASWGWGKTAHLLVGSLAHSGKWRGFLAPSEDQPHLVAGLDRVTRGLGGVSRVWRFDRMATVCDPGSGRVTASFAGVAKHYGVSVAICPARRGNRKGVVEKVNHTAAQRWWRTLADDMTVEAAQTSVDRFARVRGDTRLRAIADGRSSVAVVAKTEPLSPVPAQAYPVIVAETRTASRQAMVSYRGNRYSVPPELAAAQVVVSHPVGGQFCDIATTGGIVIARHRMAADGLGVMVRDSGHVIALDTAAMATAATGRPHRRKERIPPGPAAKAAAAQLIRPNDTNAAAIKTSTPSTDSTVIDLSAYERAAQNRTIQ from the coding sequence ATGCTCACATGGGAGGACGATTTGGAAGTACATGCCCTGGCCAAGCGTGGTTGGACGATCTCAGCGATCGCCCGCCACACCGGCTTCGACCGCAAGACGGTCCGTAAATACCTGGCCGGTGACGGCCAACCCGGGGTGCGTGCCCGCCCCGGCCCGGACCCCTTCGACCCGTTCGCCGACTACGTCACCGCGAGGTTGACCGAGGACCCGCATCTGTGGGCCCGCACCCTCTACGACGAACTCGAGGACCTGGGCTTCGGGTTGTCGTATCAGAGCCTGACCCGCAACATCCGGGCCCGGAATCTGCGGCCGGTATGCGCGGCGTGCCGGACGGCGACGCAACGGCCGAACGCGGTCATCCCACACCCGCCGGGTGAGGAAACCCAGTGGGACTGGCTGGAATTGCCCGACCCGCCCGCGTCGTGGGGCTGGGGCAAGACCGCGCACCTGCTGGTCGGGTCGCTGGCCCATTCCGGCAAGTGGCGCGGCTTCCTGGCGCCGAGCGAGGACCAGCCGCACCTGGTCGCCGGCCTGGACCGCGTGACCCGTGGGCTGGGCGGCGTCTCACGGGTGTGGCGCTTCGACCGGATGGCCACGGTCTGCGACCCCGGCAGCGGCCGGGTGACCGCCTCGTTCGCCGGGGTGGCCAAACACTACGGGGTGTCGGTGGCGATCTGCCCGGCCCGGCGCGGCAACCGCAAGGGCGTGGTGGAGAAGGTCAACCACACCGCCGCGCAACGCTGGTGGCGCACCCTGGCCGACGACATGACCGTCGAGGCGGCCCAGACCAGCGTGGATCGGTTCGCCCGGGTGCGGGGTGACACCCGGCTGCGTGCCATCGCCGACGGCCGCTCCTCGGTCGCCGTGGTGGCCAAAACGGAGCCACTGTCCCCGGTGCCGGCGCAGGCGTATCCGGTGATCGTGGCCGAGACCCGCACCGCCTCGCGCCAAGCGATGGTGTCCTACCGCGGCAACCGCTACTCGGTACCCCCGGAACTGGCCGCTGCCCAGGTCGTGGTGTCGCATCCGGTCGGCGGGCAGTTCTGCGACATCGCCACCACGGGCGGGATCGTGATCGCCCGGCATCGGATGGCCGCCGACGGGCTCGGCGTGATGGTGCGTGACAGCGGTCATGTCATCGCCCTGGACACCGCCGCGATGGCCACCGCAGCGACCGGGCGCCCACATCGCCGGAAGGAACGCATCCCACCCGGACCGGCCGCCAAAGCCGCTGCCGCACAACTCATCCGACCCAACGACACCAACGCTGCCGCTATCAAGACATCAACTCCGTCAACCGATTCCACCGTCATCGACCTGTCCGCCTACGAGCGGGCCGCCCAGAACAGGACCATCCAATGA
- a CDS encoding GAP family protein yields MWGSVLALGLVMGLDPIRLAITVLVISRPRPVQNLLFYYAGCVTAFIPSVAIPLTLLHVTPAFKSFVDNLATSTIARHVQLGMGVFALSIAALMTVRYRARRRAYVPTPDGNTSMVGLDSNLPPVISRLLGRAQDAATGGGSAGRRLLGRVHNAWENGSLWVAFVIGATLGGIAPSLLIFVLAIIVASGAPIGVQVSAAIAFVAGVLVVVEITLVSYVVAPGKTQEVLRLVHNWASAHRQHIVIGIFAAGGLMLIVNGIGSS; encoded by the coding sequence ATGTGGGGCTCAGTGCTGGCGCTGGGGCTTGTGATGGGGCTCGATCCGATTCGCCTCGCCATCACCGTTCTCGTGATCTCCCGGCCACGGCCCGTGCAAAACCTGCTGTTCTACTATGCCGGCTGCGTGACAGCGTTTATCCCCTCAGTGGCGATCCCGCTCACGTTGCTGCACGTCACACCAGCATTTAAGTCTTTTGTGGACAACCTGGCCACAAGTACCATCGCCCGGCACGTTCAACTTGGCATGGGCGTGTTCGCGCTATCGATCGCCGCGCTGATGACAGTGCGCTACCGGGCGCGTCGACGAGCGTACGTGCCGACACCGGACGGCAACACGTCGATGGTGGGGCTCGACTCGAATCTACCGCCCGTTATATCGCGGCTGCTGGGCCGCGCGCAGGATGCGGCGACCGGAGGCGGGTCTGCGGGTCGGCGGCTGCTCGGCCGCGTCCACAATGCGTGGGAAAACGGATCCTTGTGGGTCGCCTTCGTGATCGGCGCGACATTGGGGGGAATAGCACCCTCACTGCTTATATTTGTACTCGCCATCATCGTGGCCTCGGGCGCCCCGATCGGCGTGCAGGTTAGCGCTGCCATCGCATTCGTCGCCGGGGTGCTCGTGGTTGTCGAGATTACACTCGTCAGTTACGTAGTTGCGCCAGGGAAAACCCAAGAGGTATTGCGACTAGTGCACAACTGGGCGTCCGCTCACCGCCAGCACATCGTCATAGGCATCTTTGCCGCGGGCGGGCTCATGCTTATTGTCAACGGCATTGGCAGCAGCTGA
- a CDS encoding IS630 family transposase yields the protein MRIAPLALRDGDREALMSLTRSSTVMAGAAQRARIVLLAADGVSNTEIAERTGVSRPTVIGWRGRYEQSGMEGLVDRPRSGRPRELNHGDIVAATLAPPPAKLVVTHWSSRLLAKHLKISFSAVAKAWREYGVQPWRSETFKFSTDPELVAKVTDVVGLYLDPPENAIVLCVDEKSQIQALDRTQPMLPMQPGLPERRTHDYVRHGTTTLFAALEVATGKVTGICQDRHRHQEFLRFLKHVARAYPDQELHLVMDNYAAHKRIEIRQWLTDNPRVHVHFTPTSASWLNLVEVWFGIIERQAIHRGTFGNVRELTTAIRSFITGWNRRSHPFVWTKSAEDILKKANRQPTSNTDH from the coding sequence ATGCGAATTGCTCCGCTGGCATTGCGCGACGGTGATCGAGAAGCGCTGATGTCGTTGACCCGATCCTCGACGGTGATGGCCGGAGCCGCGCAGCGGGCACGGATCGTGTTGCTGGCCGCTGACGGTGTGTCTAACACCGAGATCGCTGAGCGCACCGGGGTATCACGCCCGACGGTGATCGGGTGGCGGGGGCGGTATGAACAGTCCGGGATGGAGGGTTTGGTGGACCGGCCACGCTCGGGCCGGCCACGCGAACTCAACCACGGCGACATCGTGGCAGCCACGTTGGCTCCACCTCCAGCCAAACTCGTTGTCACGCACTGGAGTTCGCGCCTACTGGCGAAACACCTGAAAATCAGCTTCTCCGCGGTGGCCAAGGCATGGCGTGAATACGGAGTTCAGCCGTGGCGGTCGGAGACGTTCAAGTTCTCCACTGATCCTGAGTTGGTCGCCAAAGTCACCGATGTCGTCGGGCTCTATCTCGACCCACCGGAGAACGCCATCGTGCTGTGTGTTGACGAGAAGAGTCAGATCCAGGCACTCGATCGCACCCAACCGATGTTGCCGATGCAACCCGGCCTGCCCGAGCGGCGCACCCACGACTACGTACGCCACGGCACCACAACGCTATTCGCTGCGTTGGAGGTGGCCACCGGCAAAGTCACCGGAATCTGTCAAGACCGTCACCGTCATCAGGAATTCTTGCGTTTCCTCAAGCATGTCGCACGCGCATATCCCGACCAGGAGCTTCATCTGGTGATGGACAACTATGCAGCGCACAAACGCATCGAGATCCGCCAGTGGCTCACCGACAATCCGCGCGTCCACGTGCATTTCACCCCGACATCGGCGTCGTGGCTCAACCTGGTCGAGGTCTGGTTCGGCATCATCGAACGCCAGGCCATCCACCGAGGTACCTTCGGCAACGTCCGCGAACTGACCACAGCCATCCGCAGCTTCATCACCGGCTGGAACAGACGCTCCCACCCATTCGTGTGGACCAAGTCCGCCGAGGACATCCTCAAGAAAGCCAACCGTCAACCAACTTCAAACACGGACCACTAG
- a CDS encoding tyrosine-type recombinase/integrase, whose protein sequence is MSPTRSTDAGDRLAWIGDVLVEYERWLDRQRGLAPVTVSNYSKSVAQFLRTTLTQPAEVSVSLLDAGIVTAFMVEFCSDRNTNSAKSMARSVRSFLRFAHATGRTSADLSGAVPVPAGWHLASLPKAVPAADLQHLLGVASRHCGTATDRRDYAILLLLARLGLRRGEIAALGLDDIDWRAGELTIVGKGSHVERLPLPSEPGEAIAAWLVDGRPACATRSVFTTVKPAGRPISTAVIAHLVAAACRDAGLERINAHRFRHTLATQMLRSGASLPEVSQVLRHRSVRSTAIYAKVDDVALRPLARPWPTITATTDSDAGPGMARPWPGARS, encoded by the coding sequence ATGAGTCCCACACGCAGTACCGATGCCGGTGATCGTCTGGCGTGGATCGGTGACGTGCTCGTCGAGTACGAACGGTGGCTGGATCGTCAGCGGGGTTTGGCGCCAGTGACGGTTAGCAACTACAGCAAGTCGGTTGCGCAGTTCCTCAGGACAACGTTGACCCAGCCCGCCGAGGTCTCGGTGAGCCTTCTGGATGCCGGCATTGTCACTGCGTTCATGGTCGAGTTCTGCAGCGACCGCAATACGAATTCGGCGAAGTCAATGGCGCGGTCGGTGCGTTCCTTCCTGCGATTCGCCCACGCCACCGGCCGCACATCGGCCGACCTGTCGGGGGCGGTTCCAGTTCCGGCGGGCTGGCATTTGGCGTCGCTTCCCAAGGCAGTACCGGCTGCAGATCTTCAGCATCTCCTGGGTGTCGCGTCACGTCACTGCGGGACTGCTACCGATCGGCGCGATTACGCGATCTTGCTGTTGTTGGCCCGACTCGGGCTCCGCAGAGGCGAAATCGCCGCTCTTGGCCTCGACGATATCGATTGGCGAGCAGGAGAACTCACCATCGTGGGCAAAGGTAGCCACGTGGAGCGGTTGCCGCTGCCATCAGAACCCGGCGAGGCGATCGCGGCATGGCTAGTCGACGGCAGACCAGCATGCGCGACGCGATCAGTGTTTACCACCGTCAAGCCCGCAGGGCGTCCGATATCGACCGCAGTGATCGCTCACCTGGTGGCCGCGGCGTGCCGAGACGCTGGGCTGGAGCGCATAAACGCACACCGTTTCCGTCACACGCTGGCGACGCAGATGCTGCGCTCTGGGGCCTCACTGCCGGAAGTGAGTCAGGTGCTGCGCCACCGCAGTGTGCGCTCCACCGCTATCTACGCCAAGGTCGATGACGTCGCATTGCGGCCCTTGGCCCGGCCCTGGCCGACGATCACCGCGACGACAGATTCCGATGCCGGTCCAGGCATGGCGCGCCCGTGGCCGGGGGCACGGTCATGA